The DNA region GGCAATTACCCACTTTGATATCTGCCTCCGGTCCGGCCACCACCGTATCTCCTACCTTCAGCCCTAAGGGAGCCAGGATATATCTCTTTTCTCCGTCCAGGTAATGGAGTAAAGCAATTCTGGCAGATCTATTGGGATCGTATTCAATGGCCGCTACTTTCGCCGGAATAGCAATTTTATCTCGCTTAAAATCGATGATTCGATAAAAACGTTTATGACCTCCACCCCGATGACGACTGGTAATTCTTCCGGCGTTATTTCTTCCTCCCGTTTTTTTAAGCGGCTTAATTAATTTCTTTTCAGGCTCTGTCTTGGTAATCTCTTCAAACGTATAACCGGTCCGAAATCTTATACCCGGTGAGGTCGGTTTATATGTTTTAATACCCATCGCAGGAAGTCAGAAGTCAGAAGTTAAGATCGTTTTCTCCAGACTTCTGACTTCTGATCTCTGACTCCTAGTCTTATTCTAAGATCGGGATTTTATCTCCTTCCCTTAAGGTCGCAATCGCTTTCTTCCAATCCGGTCGTTTACCAGAAGTTCGACCTCGCCTTCTCACTTTGCCAAGAACGTTGATGGTATTCACTTTTAACACTTTGACTGCAAAAATCTCTTCGAGGGCCTTTTTTATTTCAATTTTATTGGCGTTTCGATCTACCTCAAAGACATATTTATTGTATTTGGCTTTCAGGCGAGAATTTTTCTCCGAAAAAAGTGGTCGTTTGATAATGCTATACACGTCTTTTTTCATGGTACCAATGCCCCTTCCAAATAATCTACGCCTGATTTATCTAAAATAAGATAATCATGTCGTAAAGCTGTATAAACGTCTAGATGCTCCACACGCACGACCCCTACACCGGGGATATTCCGTGCAGACCTCCATACCCACTCTGTCCAATCTCCAAGGGCCAACAGGGCAGAGGGTTCTTCGCTTCCTGTTAAACCCTTTAAAATCTTATACATTTCTTTGGTTTTGGGCTTCTCCAGGTTAAACCTGTCTACCACGAGGAGTTTAGATTCCCTCAATTTAGCGGTTAAAACAGATCTTAAGGCAGATCTTCGGACTTTTTTGGGAACAGAATAAGAATAATCCCTGGGTTTGGGACCGAAAACGACACCCCCACCTCGCCAGAGAGGGGAACGAATAGTTCCAGCCCTGGCGCGACCGGTTCCTTTCTGTCTCCAAGGCTTCCGTCCACCCCCACTTACTTCCGATCTGCCCTTTGTAGAGGCGGTTCCTTGCCGTCTATTGGCTAATTGGGCACGAACGACCTCATGAACCACATGCTCTTTGATCTCCCCATCAAAGACTTCCGGGTTGAGGTTCCTCTCCTCTACTTTTGAATTGTTAATATCTACAATATTTATCGTAGGCACCGGTACTCCTGCAGAAGAGTGTGGGCATATGGCAACAGAATGATCCTGTTGCCATATGCCCACACTCTTTTATAACTTGATTTTCACATCGACCCCTGCTGGTAAATCCAACCGCATTAAAGCATCCACCGTTTGGGGAGTTGGTTCAAGAATATCTAGAATTCTTTTATGGGTTCTGATCTCAAATTGCTCCCGAGATTTTTTATCCACATGGGGAGATCGAAGGACTGTAAACCTACTGATTTTTGTAGGCAAAGGAATAGGGCCGACCACCCTTGAGCCGGTACTTTGGGCCGTGTTAACAATCTCGACTACCGATTGATCCAGCAGTTGATGATCATAAGCTTTTAAACAGATTCGAATATTCTGATTCGGCATAATCCCGAAATCAGGAGGCAGTTTTCAGGAGTCCGTTTAAATAAA from Candidatus Limnocylindrales bacterium includes:
- the rpsJ gene encoding 30S ribosomal protein S10: MPNQNIRICLKAYDHQLLDQSVVEIVNTAQSTGSRVVGPIPLPTKISRFTVLRSPHVDKKSREQFEIRTHKRILDILEPTPQTVDALMRLDLPAGVDVKIKL
- the rplD gene encoding 50S ribosomal protein L4, which translates into the protein MPTINIVDINNSKVEERNLNPEVFDGEIKEHVVHEVVRAQLANRRQGTASTKGRSEVSGGGRKPWRQKGTGRARAGTIRSPLWRGGGVVFGPKPRDYSYSVPKKVRRSALRSVLTAKLRESKLLVVDRFNLEKPKTKEMYKILKGLTGSEEPSALLALGDWTEWVWRSARNIPGVGVVRVEHLDVYTALRHDYLILDKSGVDYLEGALVP
- the rplW gene encoding 50S ribosomal protein L23, yielding MKKDVYSIIKRPLFSEKNSRLKAKYNKYVFEVDRNANKIEIKKALEEIFAVKVLKVNTINVLGKVRRRGRTSGKRPDWKKAIATLREGDKIPILE